The following are from one region of the Andrena cerasifolii isolate SP2316 chromosome 1, iyAndCera1_principal, whole genome shotgun sequence genome:
- the LOC143372973 gene encoding selenoprotein F — translation MGFLALGHLLLFIFVVSIVRADFSADDCKSLGFNKANLLCSTCEEFNKRGLTEIWDNCKQCCLNDDDYDTSGLKRYPRAVLEVCTCKFGAYPQIQAFIKSDRPSKYKNLQIKYVRGLDPIIKLLDEDNKVEDILDIHKWDTDSVDEFLATHLSTD, via the exons ATGGGTTTCTTAGCATTAGGACATCTACTTTTATTCATCTTCGTG GTGAGTATCGTGAGAGCCGACTTTTCGGCCGACGATTGTAAAAGCTTAGGTTTTAACAAAGCCAATTTACTCTGCTCTACATGCGAAGAATTTAATAAACGTGGCTTGACAGAAATATG GGACAACTGCAAACAGTGTTGTTTGAACGACGATGATTACGATACATCTGGTTTAAAACGTTATCCACGCGCTGTTCTCGAAGTCTGCACATGCAAATTCGGTGCATATCCACAAATTCAAG CTTTCATAAAAAGCGACAGACCAAGTAAATACAAAAACTTGCAGATTAAGTATGTGAGGGGTCTAGAtccaataattaaattattggaCGAAGATAATAAAGTTGAAGACATTCTAGACATACATAAATGGGATACCGATTCTGTAGATGAGTTTCTAGCAACTCACCTTTCTACGGATTAA